Proteins encoded in a region of the Scatophagus argus isolate fScaArg1 chromosome 1, fScaArg1.pri, whole genome shotgun sequence genome:
- the plekho2 gene encoding pleckstrin homology domain-containing family O member 2 isoform X2, with protein MEDGAKDDPTQCKLPKVLGKAGWIKKAPRKLLASYKDRYIHVEKSEIVVYEKEDLQNCLERLDLENYDKCHELKSPFKKKHRLVLIRSPESGNKVHDVKFQTQTAEEKEAWIKALNEGISRAKNKVFDEVKIDESCNLEHVTRTRPKGNRNRRPPTRIHMKEVAVISSDGILRLDLDLDNALMPNGTHHASVDGSNASKEAIQVPTAPSSASEATEEQSRASAEEEAQTEHEVSPQKKDMKPPMPPIKEAKSSAAPDDEPDKDDGPRKKVLKPPMPPSKEVKPCFSSVEEATEKAKAEMMSEKSPDSRKKTGPPPTPPNKPSSSSSMSNLAEASQSRPNSHPPTPPSKEKKPSHSGVEADEEVPENWSDNEPQTPTEPLEKDPCPLLTTKKEPEKLFQPGSQCIEKETTETGLTEEQDPTALLQTASDTSASSPQEEEEEEEELAKSEVSSVTVFLSDLSTDNLSPVQCLLHGRKNNNAEENSLHSGQHSDDDSDSSGVEDTLAVSTAALRGSHAGLDVLDVCEDDIQISVNLRQAQGATKSQPSPLKPSTKARSASSGDLLSNPSVCFQVRPHTRAVAGDDGVLGDNVEILEAEVSLEMENASELLSRVSQSQSGDDGEGISENLLTKAMEKLKKADQVLREVKKLRLAKNLSNRKSW; from the exons ATGGAAGAT GGTGCAAAAGATGACCCCACTCAGTGTAAATTGCCGAAGGTCTTGGGTAAGGCTGGCTGGATAAAGAAGGCCCCCCGCAAACTGCTGGCAAGTTATAAGGACCGCTACATCCATGTGGAAAAGAGTGAGATTGTGGTGTATGAGAAGGAG GACCTGCAGAACTGCTTAGAGAGGCTTGATTTGGAAAACTATGATAAATGTCATGAATTAAAGAGCCCCTTCAAGAAGAAGCACAGGCTGGTACTGATTCGATCACCCGAGTCTGGAAATAAG GTCCATGATGTGAAGTTCCAGACTCAgactgcagaggagaaagaagccTGGATAAAAGCTTTGAATGAAGGCATCAGTCGAGCAAAGAACAAAGTCTTTGATGAG gtgAAGATTGATGAAAGCTGTAATTTAGAGCATGTTACTCGAACAAGGCCCAAAGGGAACCGTAACAGGCGGCCACCGACCAGGATACACATGaaagag GTAGCTGTTATATCATCTGATGGTATCCTGCGTTTGGATCTTGATCTTGATAACGCCTTAATGCCTAATGGGACCCATCATGCCAGTGTTGATGGTAGTAATGCCTCCAAAGAGGCCATCCAAGTCCCAACTGCCCCATCTAGTGCCAGTGAAGCTACAGAGGAACAGTCAAGGGCAAGTGCTGAGGAGGAGGCTCAGACTGAGCATGAGGTCAGTCCCCAGAAAAAGGACATGAAACCACCGATGCCCCCTATCAAAGAGGCTAAATCCAGTGCAGCACCTGACGATGAACCTGATAAGGATGATGGCCCAAGGAAGAAG GTCCTGAAGCCACCTATGCCTCCATCTAAAGAAGTCAAGCcctgtttttcatctgttgaAGAAGCTACAGAAAAGGCCAAAGCTGAGATGATGTCTGAAAAGAGTCCTGATTCCAGGAAAAAGACAGGTCCACCACCAACCCCTCCCAACAAACCCAGCTCCAGCAGTTCCATGAGCAACCTTGCAGAGGCCTCGCAGTCCAGGCCAAACTCCCATCCTCCCACCCCTCCATCAAAAGAGAAGAAACCCTCCCATTCTGGTGTGGAGGCAGACGAAGAAGTGCCAGAGAACTGGTCCGACAATGAGCCACAAACACCCACAGAGCCGCTCGAAAAGGACCCATGTCCTCTTCTAACTACCAAGAAAGAGCCTGAGAAACTCTTTCAGCCTGGCTCGCAATGCATAGAGAAGGAAACAACTGAAACAGGTCTTACTGAAGAACAGGATCCTACTGCATTGCTGCAAACAGCCTCAGATACCTCAGCCAGTTCtcctcaggaggaggaggaggaggaggaggagctagCCAAGAGTGAAGTCTCCTCGGTAACTGTCTTCTTGAGTGACCTGTCCACTGACAACCTCAGCCCAGTGCAATGTCTTTTGCATGGGAGGAAGAATAATAATGCAGAGGAGAACTCTTTGCACAGTGGTCAGCACTCAGACGATGACAGTGACAGCTCTGGGGTAGAAGACACATTGGCGGTGTCCACAGCTGCACTGAGAGGAAGCCATGCTGGTTTGGATGTGTTAGATGTCTGCGAGGATGACATTCAGATCTCAGTTAATTTAAGGCAGGCACAGGGCGCAACCAAGTCTCAGCCCTCACCTCTCAAACCCTCCACCAAGGCCAGGTCAGCCTCCAGTGGAGATCTGCTGTCTAAtccttcagtgtgttttcaggtgagACCGCATACCAGGGCTGTGGCTGGAGATGATGGGGTTCTTGGTGATAATGTTGAGATACTTGAGGCTGAAGTGTCTCTGGAGATGGAAAATGCAAGTGAGCTGCTAAGCAGAGTGTCCCAGTCACAGAGCGGAGATGACGGGGAGGGCATATCGGAGAATCTTCTGACCAAGGCCATGGAAAAGCTGAAGAAGGCCGACCAAGTTCTCAGGGAGGTCAAGAAACTGAGACTTGCAAAGAACTTAAGCAATAGAAAGAGCTGGTGA
- the plekho2 gene encoding pleckstrin homology domain-containing family O member 2 isoform X1 produces MEDVSNYGAKDDPTQCKLPKVLGKAGWIKKAPRKLLASYKDRYIHVEKSEIVVYEKEDLQNCLERLDLENYDKCHELKSPFKKKHRLVLIRSPESGNKVHDVKFQTQTAEEKEAWIKALNEGISRAKNKVFDEVKIDESCNLEHVTRTRPKGNRNRRPPTRIHMKEVAVISSDGILRLDLDLDNALMPNGTHHASVDGSNASKEAIQVPTAPSSASEATEEQSRASAEEEAQTEHEVSPQKKDMKPPMPPIKEAKSSAAPDDEPDKDDGPRKKVLKPPMPPSKEVKPCFSSVEEATEKAKAEMMSEKSPDSRKKTGPPPTPPNKPSSSSSMSNLAEASQSRPNSHPPTPPSKEKKPSHSGVEADEEVPENWSDNEPQTPTEPLEKDPCPLLTTKKEPEKLFQPGSQCIEKETTETGLTEEQDPTALLQTASDTSASSPQEEEEEEEELAKSEVSSVTVFLSDLSTDNLSPVQCLLHGRKNNNAEENSLHSGQHSDDDSDSSGVEDTLAVSTAALRGSHAGLDVLDVCEDDIQISVNLRQAQGATKSQPSPLKPSTKARSASSGDLLSNPSVCFQVRPHTRAVAGDDGVLGDNVEILEAEVSLEMENASELLSRVSQSQSGDDGEGISENLLTKAMEKLKKADQVLREVKKLRLAKNLSNRKSW; encoded by the exons ATGGAAGATGTGAGTAATTAC GGTGCAAAAGATGACCCCACTCAGTGTAAATTGCCGAAGGTCTTGGGTAAGGCTGGCTGGATAAAGAAGGCCCCCCGCAAACTGCTGGCAAGTTATAAGGACCGCTACATCCATGTGGAAAAGAGTGAGATTGTGGTGTATGAGAAGGAG GACCTGCAGAACTGCTTAGAGAGGCTTGATTTGGAAAACTATGATAAATGTCATGAATTAAAGAGCCCCTTCAAGAAGAAGCACAGGCTGGTACTGATTCGATCACCCGAGTCTGGAAATAAG GTCCATGATGTGAAGTTCCAGACTCAgactgcagaggagaaagaagccTGGATAAAAGCTTTGAATGAAGGCATCAGTCGAGCAAAGAACAAAGTCTTTGATGAG gtgAAGATTGATGAAAGCTGTAATTTAGAGCATGTTACTCGAACAAGGCCCAAAGGGAACCGTAACAGGCGGCCACCGACCAGGATACACATGaaagag GTAGCTGTTATATCATCTGATGGTATCCTGCGTTTGGATCTTGATCTTGATAACGCCTTAATGCCTAATGGGACCCATCATGCCAGTGTTGATGGTAGTAATGCCTCCAAAGAGGCCATCCAAGTCCCAACTGCCCCATCTAGTGCCAGTGAAGCTACAGAGGAACAGTCAAGGGCAAGTGCTGAGGAGGAGGCTCAGACTGAGCATGAGGTCAGTCCCCAGAAAAAGGACATGAAACCACCGATGCCCCCTATCAAAGAGGCTAAATCCAGTGCAGCACCTGACGATGAACCTGATAAGGATGATGGCCCAAGGAAGAAG GTCCTGAAGCCACCTATGCCTCCATCTAAAGAAGTCAAGCcctgtttttcatctgttgaAGAAGCTACAGAAAAGGCCAAAGCTGAGATGATGTCTGAAAAGAGTCCTGATTCCAGGAAAAAGACAGGTCCACCACCAACCCCTCCCAACAAACCCAGCTCCAGCAGTTCCATGAGCAACCTTGCAGAGGCCTCGCAGTCCAGGCCAAACTCCCATCCTCCCACCCCTCCATCAAAAGAGAAGAAACCCTCCCATTCTGGTGTGGAGGCAGACGAAGAAGTGCCAGAGAACTGGTCCGACAATGAGCCACAAACACCCACAGAGCCGCTCGAAAAGGACCCATGTCCTCTTCTAACTACCAAGAAAGAGCCTGAGAAACTCTTTCAGCCTGGCTCGCAATGCATAGAGAAGGAAACAACTGAAACAGGTCTTACTGAAGAACAGGATCCTACTGCATTGCTGCAAACAGCCTCAGATACCTCAGCCAGTTCtcctcaggaggaggaggaggaggaggaggagctagCCAAGAGTGAAGTCTCCTCGGTAACTGTCTTCTTGAGTGACCTGTCCACTGACAACCTCAGCCCAGTGCAATGTCTTTTGCATGGGAGGAAGAATAATAATGCAGAGGAGAACTCTTTGCACAGTGGTCAGCACTCAGACGATGACAGTGACAGCTCTGGGGTAGAAGACACATTGGCGGTGTCCACAGCTGCACTGAGAGGAAGCCATGCTGGTTTGGATGTGTTAGATGTCTGCGAGGATGACATTCAGATCTCAGTTAATTTAAGGCAGGCACAGGGCGCAACCAAGTCTCAGCCCTCACCTCTCAAACCCTCCACCAAGGCCAGGTCAGCCTCCAGTGGAGATCTGCTGTCTAAtccttcagtgtgttttcaggtgagACCGCATACCAGGGCTGTGGCTGGAGATGATGGGGTTCTTGGTGATAATGTTGAGATACTTGAGGCTGAAGTGTCTCTGGAGATGGAAAATGCAAGTGAGCTGCTAAGCAGAGTGTCCCAGTCACAGAGCGGAGATGACGGGGAGGGCATATCGGAGAATCTTCTGACCAAGGCCATGGAAAAGCTGAAGAAGGCCGACCAAGTTCTCAGGGAGGTCAAGAAACTGAGACTTGCAAAGAACTTAAGCAATAGAAAGAGCTGGTGA